One stretch of Meriones unguiculatus strain TT.TT164.6M chromosome 7, Bangor_MerUng_6.1, whole genome shotgun sequence DNA includes these proteins:
- the LOC110564371 gene encoding C-C motif chemokine 12-like: MKISTALLCLLLMAATIGPQVLARPDSVCIPVTCCYKMVNKFRMQRLKSYRRITSTQCPQEAVIFRTILDKEICADPKKKWVKNSIKYLDQNSITRHP; this comes from the exons ATGAAGATCTCTACAGCGCTTCTGTGCCTACTTCTTATGGCTGCCACCATTGGCCCACAGGTGTTGGCTAGGCCAG ATTCAGTGTGCATCCCTGTCACCTGCTGTTATAAAATGGTTAATAAGTTCCGTATGCAAAGGCTGAAGAGCTACAGGAGAATCACCAGCACCCAGTGTCCCCAGGAGGCTGTGAT CTTCAGGACCATACTGGATAAGGAGATCTGTGCTGACCCCAAGAAGAAGTGGGTTAAGAACTCCATAAAGTACCTGGATCAGAATTCTATAACTCGGCATCCTTGA